The Parvibaculaceae bacterium PLY_AMNH_Bact1 genome window below encodes:
- a CDS encoding DUF6165 family protein (Derived by automated computational analysis using gene prediction method: Protein Homology.) gives MADTQPIMIEVGAGELIDKITILTIKSERMSDEAKLKNVRYELEVLSAARDAALEDTAELQNLTAALKEVNQALWVIEDDIRECERDKDFGEKFVALARAVYVTNDKRAAIKKDINLATGAQVIEEKSYTEFE, from the coding sequence ATGGCCGATACGCAACCCATCATGATCGAAGTAGGTGCAGGTGAGCTGATCGATAAGATCACCATCCTCACCATCAAATCCGAACGGATGAGCGACGAAGCCAAACTGAAGAACGTCCGCTATGAGCTGGAGGTTTTGAGCGCGGCGCGTGATGCAGCTCTGGAGGATACGGCGGAGCTTCAAAACCTCACGGCGGCGTTGAAGGAAGTGAATCAAGCGCTCTGGGTGATTGAAGACGATATCCGGGAATGTGAGCGCGACAAAGATTTTGGAGAAAAGTTCGTGGCGTTGGCCCGGGCGGTCTATGTCACCAATGACAAACGCGCGGCGATCAAGAAGGACATCAATCTGGCGACCGGCGCGCAAGTGATTGAAGAAAAGTCCTATACCGAATTTGAGTGA
- a CDS encoding glycosyltransferase family 9 protein (Derived by automated computational analysis using gene prediction method: Protein Homology.), giving the protein MGSTKNILIIKHGAFGDVMQSEGALHDIRGHHPDDQITVLTEPAYAKIMERCPWIDNVVRDPRAPRWRLDKMWTLRRTLKAFNIHRVYDLQNSSRTADYFKWIFADVEWSGTAPGCSHPHKAKDPKSIHSLRRIQGQLTDAGLTCQHTLRPDVSWMANEVGPLLTNAGLSPGYILLVPGSSASLPHKRWPFYGELAARLIEDGHQVVTVPGPDEMELCAKIPGTTLTGGSFLDWFDLAGVVKAAAYIIGNDTGPSHLAAHMGKPGLALFGSHTTVEKTGIKTDRFDAIEVTNLNDLSMEQVYEVVTAHLKNHSNSV; this is encoded by the coding sequence ATGGGCAGCACCAAAAACATCCTCATTATCAAACACGGCGCTTTTGGCGACGTGATGCAGAGTGAAGGCGCGCTGCACGATATTCGGGGCCATCATCCAGATGATCAGATCACCGTGCTGACGGAACCCGCTTATGCGAAAATCATGGAACGCTGCCCATGGATCGACAATGTGGTCCGCGATCCGCGTGCCCCTCGTTGGCGGCTCGATAAAATGTGGACCCTGCGACGCACCCTTAAGGCCTTCAATATTCACCGGGTCTACGATCTGCAAAACTCATCGCGCACTGCAGACTATTTCAAATGGATTTTCGCCGATGTGGAATGGTCCGGCACGGCGCCCGGGTGCTCTCACCCCCACAAGGCCAAAGACCCGAAGTCCATCCATAGCCTCCGCCGAATACAGGGCCAGCTCACCGATGCGGGCCTGACCTGTCAGCATACATTGAGGCCAGATGTCAGCTGGATGGCAAACGAAGTAGGGCCGCTGCTTACAAACGCGGGTCTCAGCCCGGGTTACATTCTCTTGGTACCAGGCTCGTCGGCCTCTCTCCCCCACAAACGCTGGCCGTTTTATGGGGAGCTCGCCGCACGTCTTATTGAAGATGGACACCAAGTGGTCACTGTGCCGGGCCCCGATGAAATGGAGCTCTGCGCCAAAATTCCTGGAACAACGCTGACCGGCGGATCATTCCTGGACTGGTTCGATCTGGCGGGTGTTGTGAAAGCGGCGGCCTATATTATTGGCAACGACACCGGCCCCTCGCACCTTGCCGCCCATATGGGAAAGCCAGGCCTTGCCCTTTTCGGGTCGCATACCACCGTGGAAAAGACAGGCATCAAAACAGATCGATTTGACGCCATCGAAGTGACAAATCTAAATGACCTGTCAATGGAGCAGGTATATGAGGTGGTAACAGCCCACCTCAAAAATCACTCAAATTCGGTATAG
- a CDS encoding pirin family protein (Derived by automated computational analysis using gene prediction method: Protein Homology.) produces the protein MTFQRSEIPTCTKVEGCDAVDVVITPKTKDLGGFDVRRVLPAVERRSVGPFVFFDQMGPAVFPVGEGISVRPHPHIGLSTLTWLFEGEIMHRDSLGYVQAIRPGEVNWMTAGSGIVHSERTPEDLLGRERPLFGLQVWMALPQDLEETDPSFQHVAAADIPTFEKEGIKLSLVAGKAWGMTSPVTVHSETLYADVEAAAGSVLTIPPDHEERAVYPVRDAVEIEGARFEAGTMMVLKPGQSVDVSAPGGAHYVVIGGAPIDGKRHLYWNFVASRQERIEQAKEDWRKGRFANVPGDDEFIPLPD, from the coding sequence ATGACTTTTCAAAGAAGCGAGATTCCAACCTGCACAAAGGTTGAGGGATGTGATGCTGTTGATGTTGTGATTACGCCGAAGACCAAGGATCTCGGCGGATTTGACGTGCGCCGCGTGCTGCCAGCGGTTGAGAGGCGCAGTGTTGGGCCGTTTGTCTTTTTCGATCAGATGGGCCCTGCGGTTTTTCCTGTTGGTGAGGGGATCAGTGTTCGGCCGCACCCGCATATTGGGCTTTCCACGCTGACCTGGCTCTTTGAGGGTGAGATCATGCATCGCGACAGTCTGGGCTATGTGCAAGCGATCCGCCCGGGTGAAGTGAATTGGATGACAGCGGGCTCGGGCATTGTCCATTCAGAACGCACGCCGGAAGATCTGCTTGGTAGGGAGCGTCCGCTCTTTGGGCTGCAAGTGTGGATGGCTTTGCCGCAAGACCTTGAAGAAACTGACCCCAGTTTCCAGCATGTGGCAGCGGCTGACATTCCGACCTTCGAAAAAGAAGGCATCAAGCTCTCACTGGTTGCAGGCAAGGCGTGGGGTATGACATCACCTGTTACTGTTCATAGTGAGACCCTCTATGCAGATGTTGAGGCAGCAGCGGGGTCTGTGCTCACCATCCCACCTGATCATGAAGAGCGCGCCGTATATCCTGTTCGCGACGCGGTGGAGATAGAAGGCGCGAGGTTTGAGGCTGGAACCATGATGGTTCTGAAGCCCGGTCAGTCCGTTGATGTATCAGCGCCCGGTGGTGCGCATTATGTTGTGATCGGCGGCGCGCCGATTGACGGGAAACGGCATCTCTATTGGAATTTTGTAGCCAGTCGACAAGAGCGCATTGAACAGGCAAAGGAAGATTGGCGGAAAGGCCGCTTTGCGAACGTGCCAGGTGACGATGAGTTTATCCCGTTGCCCGACTAA
- a CDS encoding hypothetical protein (Derived by automated computational analysis using gene prediction method: GeneMarkS-2+.), producing MFLTDAWKSDTPFNPESRLLRRFLLGNAAFSTLTGTICLVDAAPLTQAFGIPDPTLLPGLGVQLLLFAAAIIWIATRQEISTRLAWGIIALDIGWVAGSIALLPFVTGMLTSAGITAMVLVAFGVATFASGQIAGVKRLSQQTA from the coding sequence ATGTTCCTGACAGACGCATGGAAAAGTGACACGCCATTCAACCCTGAAAGCAGATTGCTGCGCCGGTTCCTTTTGGGAAACGCGGCCTTCTCAACACTTACCGGAACGATCTGTCTTGTGGATGCAGCGCCGCTCACCCAAGCATTTGGCATTCCCGATCCCACTCTTTTGCCGGGCCTAGGTGTTCAACTTCTCCTCTTCGCTGCGGCAATTATCTGGATTGCCACACGGCAGGAAATCTCAACCCGCCTTGCCTGGGGCATCATCGCCCTCGACATTGGATGGGTCGCAGGCTCTATCGCACTCCTGCCATTCGTCACAGGCATGCTGACCTCAGCTGGCATCACGGCAATGGTCCTGGTCGCTTTCGGCGTCGCGACCTTTGCCAGCGGTCAGATCGCAGGCGTAAAGCGCTTAAGCCAGCAGACAGCGTGA
- a CDS encoding hypothetical protein (Derived by automated computational analysis using gene prediction method: GeneMarkS-2+.), which yields MSSETAALSWARRLQEERRLHIRANQPWLRVETEGFAYIVHDWSVSGAAIDHFHCSGSVGSLVTGQVGWSGSETLSPFQADIVRQDGAGRTALRWLNMDAALQRELDQIARHR from the coding sequence ATGTCGAGTGAAACCGCTGCCCTGTCCTGGGCGCGCCGCCTCCAGGAGGAACGCCGTCTCCACATTCGGGCAAACCAACCCTGGCTCAGGGTGGAAACAGAAGGCTTTGCCTATATCGTCCATGACTGGTCGGTTAGCGGCGCTGCAATCGACCATTTCCATTGCAGCGGCTCCGTCGGCAGTCTCGTGACAGGACAAGTGGGCTGGTCTGGTTCGGAGACACTCTCCCCCTTTCAAGCAGATATTGTGCGCCAGGACGGCGCGGGTCGCACGGCGCTGCGCTGGCTCAATATGGATGCGGCCCTCCAGCGCGAGCTGGACCAGATCGCCCGCCACCGCTGA
- a CDS encoding isoprenylcysteine carboxylmethyltransferase family protein (Derived by automated computational analysis using gene prediction method: Protein Homology.) codes for MAVFFRGLVGSAIALLFYTSMLFAPTWYMTGGFDWPRGWEFLLLITPVYVIATIWLAWTDPDLLRDRTSLAGKQPLADKFATTLLVTFIILWFLFIPWDVHSLMLLPTLPAQIGYWGGVAFFLAGCFMIWRTFRANTFAANIVKTHEREQYVVDTGPYARVRHPMYSSFILFFVGIGLFLESIAAALIAIPGTLLFLLPRMLIEERQLSQDLDGYADYLSRVPTRVIPGVF; via the coding sequence ATGGCTGTTTTCTTCAGAGGTCTTGTCGGATCCGCAATTGCGCTACTCTTTTACACCAGCATGCTGTTCGCACCGACTTGGTACATGACCGGCGGTTTTGATTGGCCACGAGGGTGGGAATTCCTGCTCCTTATCACACCCGTCTATGTCATCGCGACCATATGGCTTGCCTGGACAGACCCCGACCTCTTGCGAGACAGAACCTCGCTTGCAGGTAAACAACCACTCGCCGACAAATTTGCCACCACCCTTCTCGTCACCTTCATCATTCTCTGGTTTCTCTTCATTCCCTGGGACGTGCACAGCCTAATGCTCCTGCCAACACTCCCCGCGCAGATTGGCTACTGGGGAGGGGTGGCATTTTTCCTCGCTGGGTGTTTCATGATCTGGCGAACCTTTCGCGCCAATACCTTTGCTGCAAACATCGTTAAAACCCATGAGAGAGAACAATATGTTGTCGACACGGGCCCTTATGCTCGCGTTCGCCATCCCATGTATTCAAGCTTCATTCTGTTTTTCGTCGGAATTGGCCTGTTCCTGGAATCAATCGCCGCCGCTCTAATTGCCATACCCGGCACGCTTCTTTTCCTTTTGCCGCGTATGTTGATCGAGGAAAGGCAACTCAGCCAAGACCTGGACGGCTACGCTGATTACCTGTCCCGTGTGCCTACTCGCGTAATCCCCGGTGTCTTCTAG
- a CDS encoding pirin family protein (Derived by automated computational analysis using gene prediction method: Protein Homology.): MMKIRKAADRGQANLGWLASQHTFSFGHYYDPDHMGFGPLRVINEDQVRPGAGFDTHGHQNMEIITYVLKGRLEHKDSLGTGSVIEAGEVQVMSAGRGIRHSEYNASAEDLVHFLQIWVMPEEEGTTPSYDQKRFFGVGEGPSGLKLVASATGREGSLKIGQDTDLYAGRFLAGEDFIHTAEPGRLLWLQVAEGTLTVAGETLSAGDGLALANEDALSLDIVEDAHLLLFDMVA; the protein is encoded by the coding sequence ATGATGAAAATCAGAAAAGCAGCGGATCGCGGGCAGGCCAATCTTGGATGGCTTGCCTCCCAACACACATTCTCCTTCGGTCATTATTATGACCCTGACCATATGGGCTTCGGTCCCTTGCGGGTGATTAATGAGGATCAGGTCCGGCCTGGTGCTGGCTTCGATACCCATGGCCATCAGAATATGGAAATCATCACCTATGTTCTGAAGGGGCGGCTGGAACACAAAGACTCGCTGGGCACCGGGTCGGTGATTGAGGCAGGTGAAGTCCAGGTGATGTCGGCGGGTCGTGGCATTCGACATAGTGAGTACAATGCGTCTGCGGAAGACCTGGTGCATTTTCTTCAGATATGGGTGATGCCCGAGGAAGAGGGCACAACGCCTTCTTATGACCAGAAGCGTTTCTTTGGTGTCGGAGAAGGCCCAAGCGGGCTCAAGCTTGTGGCCAGCGCAACCGGACGCGAAGGCTCGTTAAAGATCGGCCAGGATACCGATCTCTATGCGGGACGTTTCCTCGCTGGCGAAGATTTTATTCACACGGCTGAACCCGGGCGTCTGCTTTGGCTGCAAGTCGCAGAAGGGACGCTGACCGTCGCAGGTGAAACCCTTTCTGCTGGTGATGGTTTGGCGTTGGCCAATGAGGATGCGCTGTCATTGGATATCGTCGAAGATGCTCACCTGCTCCTGTTCGACATGGTCGCCTAA
- a CDS encoding LysR substrate-binding domain-containing protein (Derived by automated computational analysis using gene prediction method: Protein Homology.), translating into MDKFAAISAFTAVVEQSGFAAAARKLGASRSQVNKAVINLEDDLGVQLLQRTTRRVSPTPSGEAFYEKCRAVLDDLAEAERSLKDTSGKPAGALRINAPLSFGMAHVGPALIDFMKRHPDITTELELNDRFIDPVSEGYDITVRIGTPTPVPSLIDHEIVEMKRVLCAAPSFVEEHGAPQEPSDLTRLPCLHYGNLTPGNSWALSNGETEETVRTKGPLCSNNGEVLRDGAVAGLGIGLLPTFIVSKDLQAGRLVTILPGWTAPPLQLCLLYPPNRHLATRVRLLVEFIYERFGGEPYWDQVK; encoded by the coding sequence ATGGATAAGTTTGCGGCAATTTCAGCGTTTACGGCGGTTGTGGAACAGAGTGGCTTTGCCGCGGCAGCCCGCAAGCTCGGTGCATCCCGGTCTCAGGTGAATAAGGCCGTGATCAACCTGGAAGATGATTTGGGCGTCCAGCTCCTCCAGCGTACGACCCGCCGGGTATCCCCAACACCAAGTGGCGAAGCTTTTTACGAAAAATGCAGGGCTGTTTTGGACGACCTGGCAGAAGCAGAACGCAGCCTTAAGGATACAAGCGGCAAGCCTGCCGGCGCGCTCAGGATCAATGCACCACTGTCGTTTGGCATGGCGCACGTCGGACCAGCACTTATTGATTTCATGAAACGCCACCCGGACATCACAACTGAGTTGGAGCTCAATGATCGTTTTATCGACCCGGTAAGTGAAGGCTATGATATCACAGTTCGCATTGGCACACCGACGCCCGTTCCGTCTCTGATTGACCATGAAATCGTTGAGATGAAGCGGGTATTATGTGCCGCGCCCTCATTCGTAGAGGAACATGGCGCACCACAAGAGCCTAGCGACCTTACACGCCTGCCCTGCCTGCACTATGGGAACCTGACCCCGGGCAATTCCTGGGCATTGAGCAATGGCGAGACAGAAGAGACGGTCCGCACAAAAGGGCCTCTCTGTTCCAACAATGGAGAGGTCCTACGGGACGGAGCTGTTGCCGGCCTGGGCATCGGACTACTCCCAACATTCATCGTTAGCAAAGACCTTCAAGCAGGTAGGCTTGTGACAATACTGCCCGGCTGGACAGCACCTCCTCTCCAGCTCTGTCTGCTCTATCCACCCAACAGGCACCTGGCCACCCGCGTGCGGCTCTTAGTGGAATTTATCTATGAGCGCTTTGGCGGCGAGCCCTACTGGGATCAGGTGAAATAG